A genomic segment from Malaclemys terrapin pileata isolate rMalTer1 chromosome 1, rMalTer1.hap1, whole genome shotgun sequence encodes:
- the LOC128830273 gene encoding hemoglobin subunit beta, which yields MVHWTAEEKQLITSLWGKVNVAECGSEALARLLIVYPWTQRFFSSFGNLSSPTAIIGNPKVRAHGKKVLTSFGEAVKNLDNIKATYAKLSELHCDKLHVDPENFRLLGDILVIVLAAHFGREFTPACQAAWQKLVRVVAHALSYKYH from the exons ATGGTGCACTGGACAGCCGAAGAGAAGCAGCTCATTACCAGCCTGTGGGGCAAGGTCAATGTGGCTGAATGTGGCAGTGAAGCCCTGGCCAG GCTGCTGATCGTCTACCCCTGGACCCAGAGGTTCTTCTCTTCCTTCGGGAACCTCTCCAGCCCCACCGCCATCATCGGCAACCCCAAGGTCCGTGCCCACGGCAAGAAGGTGCTGACCTCCTTTGGGGAAGCCGTGAAGAACCTGGACAACATCAAGGCCACCTACGCCAAGCTGAGCGAGCTGCATTGTGACAAGCTGCACGTGGATCCCGAGAACTTCAGG CTCCTGGGTGACATCCTCGTCATCGTCCTGGCCGCCCACTTCGGGAGGGAGTTCACCCCTGCCTGCCAGGCCGCCTGGCAGAAGCTGGTCCGCGTGGTGGCCCACGCGCTCTCGTACAAGTACCACTGA